One genomic region from Arthrobacter sp. YN encodes:
- a CDS encoding amylo-alpha-1,6-glucosidase, translated as MTAWNADPEAGTSEFGAVTVVEGSSFCISGHTGDIHGGGAQGAYYQDTRIVSRWILRINGAFREPLVARNPTAFQAEFVGRALSADGKFDSPLVVQHQRHVGSGLRDDITIRNYSGQTATCNIDLRIDADLADLFDVKGGRTGKAGAAVKTVHKKELHIESGHPNGERRGVSFRASGAKPTEDGLTFHVSIPPRSQWTTSVIAIPLTNGKGPDEPFTETTPLHHTPSVRRHAAWEEHVPRIAVTDANVEEVLERSQRDLGSLRIFDPAHPGRAAVAAGAPWFMALFGRDSLLASYMSLMVDPNLAAGTLQTLAALQGSKVDVDSEEEPGRMPHEVRLGVTAGLALGGTAYYGTADATPLFVSTLGELSRWGLGADIIDSLLPHADRAIEWMEQYGDRDGDGFIEYQRPNDHGLVNQGWKDSWDGINFADGRMAETPIALSEVQAYAYAAYVGRSLLARAAGDTAVERRCADRAEALKAAFNEAFWLPDRGYFALALDKDKKPVDSCTSNMGHCLWVGIVDEDKAPLVAERLMSPEMFTGWGIRTLGSDMGAYNPVSYHNGSVWPHDTALVATGLMRYGFVKEASRIASGLFDAAEHFGGQLPELFCGFDRSDFAEPVPYPTACSPQAWAAAAPVQLARILLRFDPDFTRNVLHLAPILPDAYGSFRADNVLLGRSRITVQASGSSGTVTGLPAGLELRSDPRPPLAGDLFG; from the coding sequence ATGACAGCTTGGAACGCCGACCCGGAGGCCGGTACCTCGGAATTCGGCGCGGTGACCGTCGTCGAAGGATCTTCCTTCTGTATTTCCGGGCATACCGGTGACATCCACGGTGGTGGGGCACAGGGCGCCTACTACCAGGACACCCGCATTGTGTCCCGCTGGATTCTCCGGATCAACGGTGCTTTCCGGGAGCCGTTGGTGGCACGCAATCCGACTGCTTTTCAGGCGGAATTCGTGGGGCGGGCCCTTTCGGCGGACGGTAAGTTCGACAGCCCCTTGGTGGTTCAGCATCAACGGCATGTGGGATCCGGCCTCAGGGACGACATCACCATCAGGAACTACTCCGGACAGACCGCCACATGCAACATTGACCTGCGGATCGATGCCGACCTCGCCGACCTTTTCGACGTCAAAGGTGGCCGGACGGGCAAGGCCGGGGCCGCGGTGAAGACCGTGCACAAGAAGGAACTTCACATCGAGTCCGGACACCCCAACGGGGAACGCCGCGGCGTGTCCTTCCGTGCGTCCGGTGCCAAGCCCACCGAGGACGGCCTGACCTTTCACGTCAGCATCCCACCCCGCAGTCAATGGACCACCAGTGTTATCGCCATCCCGCTCACCAACGGCAAGGGCCCGGACGAGCCCTTTACCGAGACCACACCTTTGCACCACACCCCCAGCGTCCGGCGCCACGCGGCCTGGGAAGAGCACGTACCCCGGATCGCTGTGACGGATGCCAACGTGGAGGAAGTCCTGGAGCGGAGTCAGCGCGATCTGGGTTCGCTGCGGATCTTCGACCCCGCCCACCCAGGGCGCGCAGCGGTGGCCGCGGGAGCGCCGTGGTTTATGGCGTTGTTCGGACGCGACTCACTCTTGGCCTCCTACATGTCGCTCATGGTGGATCCCAATCTGGCAGCCGGTACCTTGCAAACCCTGGCAGCGCTGCAAGGCAGCAAGGTTGACGTCGACTCCGAGGAAGAACCCGGACGGATGCCCCACGAGGTGCGGCTGGGGGTCACGGCTGGACTCGCCTTGGGCGGGACCGCTTACTACGGAACCGCAGACGCGACGCCCCTGTTCGTTTCCACGCTGGGCGAGCTCAGCAGATGGGGCCTTGGCGCGGACATCATCGACTCCCTCCTTCCGCACGCCGACCGTGCCATCGAATGGATGGAGCAGTACGGGGACCGCGACGGTGATGGCTTCATCGAATACCAGCGGCCAAACGACCATGGACTGGTGAACCAGGGATGGAAGGACTCCTGGGACGGCATCAACTTCGCGGACGGCCGGATGGCGGAAACACCCATCGCCCTTTCCGAAGTGCAGGCCTACGCGTACGCGGCGTACGTCGGGCGTTCGCTGTTGGCGCGCGCGGCGGGGGACACCGCCGTCGAACGCCGATGCGCGGACCGCGCCGAAGCGCTGAAAGCCGCCTTCAACGAGGCCTTCTGGCTACCGGACCGCGGTTACTTTGCGCTGGCGCTGGACAAGGACAAGAAGCCCGTGGATTCCTGTACGTCCAACATGGGGCACTGCCTGTGGGTGGGCATCGTGGACGAGGACAAGGCGCCGCTGGTGGCTGAGCGGCTGATGTCGCCCGAGATGTTCACAGGATGGGGCATCCGGACTTTGGGTTCGGACATGGGCGCGTACAACCCCGTCAGCTATCACAACGGCTCCGTCTGGCCGCACGATACCGCGCTGGTCGCCACCGGGCTCATGCGGTACGGCTTCGTGAAGGAAGCCAGCCGGATTGCGAGCGGATTGTTCGACGCCGCCGAGCACTTTGGCGGTCAACTTCCGGAGTTGTTCTGCGGCTTTGACCGCAGCGACTTTGCGGAGCCGGTTCCGTATCCGACGGCGTGTTCCCCGCAAGCATGGGCGGCTGCGGCGCCGGTACAACTGGCCCGGATCCTGCTGCGCTTCGATCCGGACTTCACCCGGAACGTGCTGCACCTGGCGCCGATACTGCCCGACGCTTATGGGTCGTTCCGCGCGGACAACGTGCTGCTGGGGCGCTCGCGGATCACGGTGCAAGCCTCCGGGTCGTCCGGGACCGTGACCGGGCTGCCGGCCGGGCTCGAACTGCGTTCCGACCCCCGGCCTCCGCTGGCCGGGGACTTGTTCGGCTAG
- a CDS encoding glycosyltransferase family 4 protein: MRIGLIVGPWFTVPPHKYGGTERVVDALACALVEAGHEVLLATASDSTCPVPMVPGLDVSDPDGMGTSLSELHHVIKAYAGLQDVDIIHDHTLAGPLYAHRPPGIPVVTTIHGPLTQRTADLYRDMALNTAIVAISHDQCSGVPDLPITAVIHHGIDLSQVSVGGGKGGYACFVGRMCPDKGLLEAVAVARQAGVPLRIAAKMHSPDEKRFFDEVVEPMLGPNEDFLGELSDPEKYELMGDAYVLLNPIQWPEPFGLVMIEAMATGTPVLATPMGAAPEILTHGVNGFLASSREMAGYIDAVAGISRDACRRSVEENFTAARMAADHLELYARVRTHREEAARP; the protein is encoded by the coding sequence ATGCGCATTGGACTCATTGTTGGGCCGTGGTTTACGGTTCCCCCTCACAAATACGGCGGCACCGAAAGAGTGGTGGACGCCCTCGCCTGCGCCTTGGTGGAGGCCGGGCACGAAGTCCTTCTGGCCACGGCGTCGGACAGCACCTGTCCCGTCCCCATGGTCCCGGGACTGGACGTGTCAGATCCTGACGGGATGGGGACCAGCCTGTCCGAGCTGCACCACGTGATCAAGGCCTACGCGGGCCTTCAGGACGTGGACATTATTCATGACCACACTCTGGCCGGCCCGCTTTACGCACATCGCCCGCCCGGGATTCCGGTGGTGACCACCATCCACGGGCCCCTTACCCAGCGGACCGCGGACCTTTACCGGGACATGGCACTGAACACCGCCATTGTGGCCATCTCCCACGACCAATGCAGCGGAGTCCCTGATCTGCCCATTACAGCCGTCATCCACCATGGGATTGACCTATCCCAGGTTTCAGTAGGTGGGGGTAAGGGAGGCTACGCGTGCTTCGTGGGCCGGATGTGCCCCGACAAAGGCCTTCTTGAAGCAGTGGCCGTGGCGCGTCAGGCAGGGGTTCCTCTGCGCATTGCCGCGAAGATGCATTCCCCTGATGAGAAGCGGTTCTTCGACGAAGTGGTGGAGCCGATGCTGGGCCCCAACGAAGACTTCCTGGGCGAGCTCTCGGATCCCGAGAAGTACGAGCTGATGGGTGATGCGTATGTCCTGCTCAACCCCATCCAGTGGCCTGAACCCTTTGGCTTGGTGATGATCGAAGCCATGGCTACTGGAACGCCCGTCCTGGCGACCCCTATGGGTGCGGCACCGGAGATCCTGACCCACGGGGTCAACGGATTCCTCGCCTCTTCGAGGGAGATGGCCGGATACATCGACGCCGTGGCGGGGATCAGCCGGGACGCGTGCCGCCGCTCGGTGGAGGAGAATTTCACAGCCGCCCGCATGGCTGCCGACCATCTGGAACTTTACGCCCGCGTCAGGACCCACCGGGAGGAGGCTGCCCGGCCATGA